Genomic segment of Aquarana catesbeiana isolate 2022-GZ linkage group LG02, ASM4218655v1, whole genome shotgun sequence:
CTGGGTCATCTCAAGGTTTGTCTCTTCCACCTGGCGGATGTTGTAGGAGCTGTGGGTCTTCATGGGCAAGGATACCCTCCATAGGAGCTTCAGCAGGCAGCTTGCCTCCTCCAGAGACTGCTTGGTTCTGTTGAACTTTTCAAAAAAGATGTTACCAAAATGATCGGTCATGTTTAGCACTGCTGTTTGCACACCGTGGTCTAGGAAAGCCTCAGTCTCTTCCAGGACAGTTTTTGCTTCAAGGATCTGCTTACGGAGAGCATTGTAGTCTTCCACTAAGCCAAGCACATGGCAGCCATGTTTATCCGCCCACATTTTGTGTCCAGGAACTAAGCGTGACGGTGTATACAACAAGCTGTCAGCTGAGTGGTCGCTGTTGGCGTCGTCTTCACCATAGTAAGCATCGCTAAGTTTATACTCCAACTCTTTCAGCCATTCAACTGTCTGAGCGAGCTGTTCCTGGAAACCCAAAGCGATGTTGGAATCTAAACTAGCAGTCAAGATGAGATCTTCAAATGCTTTGATGACATTAATAAAGTTTTTCGAACACACAACGCTCAGATTGTGGCTCTCTTTTATTCTCTGCCTATGATGAGACAGTTCCCGAGCTTGCGACTGTACCAGCAAATCGTACTTAGACAAGGAGGTGTCTTCAAACGGTCTATGAGATTGAGATACTGTAAGAAGCTTGCACTCTTTCTGTATTGTGGAGACCTTCTTAAAGCTGGAAGACTGAAATACGAGAGTTTCTTGATTATTGGCACATTCTATACAGAAACGTTCACGGTGGCAGCATAGTCCGGCAATATTTTGGCAAGTAAAATTGTGACTGTTGACTTGGAGTTCGAAATCTGGGTTTCCGTTGTGAATTTCGCTTAAGCCGATAGTGTTTGTGATTGTTTTATCGATGAAAGAATGTTCGGAATCTCTATCCTCCGTGTCTACGTTATCAAGTCTGAAGCTGTTGTCTTCCGATGCTTTTTCTTCCCGAAGCGTCTCAATCTCGACTTGTGCGCACTTTAACTGTTCAACCAGCCTTTGGTTTTCCAGCTGCAGTTCTTTTATTAGGGTCCTTATAGCCACGTCTTCCTTTTCATAGGCACTATCCAAATCAGATAGAGCATTTTTGTTTTGTAAGTGAACCTCTCTTGACTGAAGTTTCTCAATGTCCATCTGGGCAGATTTTAGCTGCTCAGCAAGCCTGAGGTTCTCCAACTGCAACTCTTTGTGCAGGGATTGTGCAGACAGATCTCTCTCTGCTATATTTGCATTATCCAGGGCCGAATTGTTATTTGTGATTTCAGACACATTTAATGGATGGTTGTCATCCAGTGCAGACTTGTCATTTCTTAACTGTAGTTCCTTATGGAATGTCTGCTGTAAAGAATCCATCTGCTCTTTTTCAGCTTTTTCCAATTTGCATGCAAATTCTGTGCTTTTAACTACATTTTCAACTGGCTGAAGCTTTCCCATCTCGATCTGCGCATATTTTAATTGTCCAGACAGCCCGCTTAGTCTCTCAGCCTGTAGGTCTCCTTGTAAGATCAGCCTTGAAGGCTCATTCCCAGCATGATCAGAATCATCCCAACCTTTGTTTGAATTAAGGGCCCTTATTTCAAGTTTAGCACATGCTAACTCTTCTAGTAGTTTGTGGTTTTCTTCTTGCAATTCTTTCTCACGGTAAACGTGTTCATTTAATCCACTTAGTCTCCCAGCAGCCTGAAGGTCCCTTTGTAGGATTGGCCTTGAAGGGTCATTCCAAGCATTACCTGAATCATCCCAACCTTTAGGTGATTCCTGGTTTGCTTTAAGGGCCCCTGTTTCAAGTTTTGCACTTGCTAACTCAAGTAGTTTGCAGTTTTCTTCTTGCAATTCTTTCTCAAGACAAACATGTTCATTTAGTCCACTTAGTCTACCAGCCTGAGGATCCCCTCGTATGATCAGCCTTGAAGGTTCATTCCAAGCATTATCAGAATTATCCCAAACTTTTTCCTTGCTTAATTTGAGGGCCTTTATTTCAAGTTTAGCACTTTCTAATTGTTCTAGTAGTCTGCTGTTTTCTTCTTGCAATTCTTTCTCAAGACAAACATGTTGATTTAATCCACTTAGTCTCTCAGCCTGTAGGTCTTCTTGTGAGTTCTGCCTTGAAGGCTCATTCTCAGAATTATCCCAGCCTTGTGGAGTACCTTTAGGTTTTTCTTTGTGTGATTTAAAGGCTTTTATTTCAAGTTTAGCACTTGCTAGCTGTTCTAGTAGTTTGCggttttcttctttcaattctttTTCAAGACAAACATGTTCATTTAATCCACTTAGTCTCTCAGCCTGTAGGTCTCCTTGTAAGATCAGCCTTGAAGGCTCATTCCCAGCGTTATCAAAATAATCCCAGCCTTTCGGTTTTTCCTTGTATGACTGAAGGGCCTTTATGTCAAGTTTAGCACATTCCAACTGTTCTAGTAGTTTGCGGTTTTCTTCTTGCAATTCTTTCTCAAGACAAACATGTTGATTTAATCCACTTAGTCTCTCAGCCTGTAGGTCTTCTTGTAAGATGTGCCTTGAAGGCTTGTTATCAGAATTATCCCAACCTTTTTCCTGGTTTAATTTAAGGGCCTTTATTTCAAGTTTAGCACAATTTAATTGTTCTAGCAGTCTGCGGTTTTCTTCTTGCAAGTCTCTCTCAAGAAAAGCATGTTCATTTAGTCCACCTAGTCTCTCAGCCTGTAGGTCTCCTTGTAAGATCGGCCTCCAAGATTCATTCCCAGGATGGTTAGATTCATCCCAGCCTTGTGTAGGGATTTCCTTGTTTGATTTAAGGGCCTTTATTTCAAGTTTAGCACATTCTAGCTGTTCTAGGAGTTTGTggttttcttctttcaattctttTTCGAGACAAACATGTTCATTTAATCCACTTAGTCTCTCAGCCTGTAGTTCTCCTTGTAAGCTCTGCCTTGTAGGCTCATTCCCAGCATTATCAGAATCATCCCAGGTTTGTAGAGTACCTTTAGGTTTTTCTTTGTGTGATTTAAAGGCCGTTATTTCAAGTTTAGCACTTGCTAGCTGTTCTAGGAGTTTGTGGTTTTCTCCTTTCAATTCTTTTTCGAGACAAACATGTTCCTTTAATCCACTTAGTCTCTCAGCCTGTAGGTCTCCTTCTAAGATCGACCCTGAAGGCTCAGGTTTATCAGAATCATCCCAGCCTTTAGGTTTTTCCTTGTA
This window contains:
- the CDK5RAP2 gene encoding CDK5 regulatory subunit-associated protein 2, which translates into the protein MERNSPPGLGEQFLRGNHLTMQRDSWSEEIDPLRSNHGRDRWSENEDNLQRENSHTLDGESLLLDRDSLSEEDDQPMKPIERDRQSLPANGDTVGFEFMGRHHPVRSRYERERVMAQDYDPPYEGDSLSIENSSPRGSNERACDPVKGYDRLSVDRAHTMKDFEKQITELKKENFNLKLRIYFLEEQVQRHCDNSSEELHRMNIELKVEVESLKHEYQEKQNLLIRASKAMESLAGEHNVTIQQLKNDHLKQLRELGEASRQKLQLLEELKHEKGELEKVCVLLDQERMQRFNAEERLLAVKEQYNKSMGILEERDWIIQCLNETLRSKDALITQLEKQIHTMMPSDTSNGNATKTVSLLPESDLQEGRSQSPALTCRDCLATKSSEEKEENANEWQKKVKEMGNVINELQQKVEASKAGLANEEKNAVKRDKAIQGLTLALKKKTKENEKLLKEIENLNATLAEAREPGLRDQSLRKDSDPDYKKLIITIQAQQDLCSRLHEYERESGSLQKELDAIVMLRKWLERDIQSNQDLRKILEAQIMAKYRESDTMSFPGDQTSYLSICLDHLDENNMMEAVNRALVKASETQTVLKDSSLTEESLNNSQNSKLELSVIEDAKDESATAVATHPKHEFTEPSQSTVSSSTQTTLKYYADQAILVDGFALGKESSESIKNRDEEILSNAESLRFTSDVHKRHNDKQQKCFSNNLTKSRIPVLLKSPLRKWIKREAFLTSRENDHLCLEKELQEENNRLLEELACAKLEIGALKSNKGTPQGWDDSDSAGIEPLIPILQDRQIGGLSGLNQHVCLEKELQEENRKLLEQLECAKLDIKALQSYKEKPKGWDDSDKPEPSGSILEGDLQAERLSGLKEHVCLEKELKGENHKLLEQLASAKLEITAFKSHKEKPKGTLQTWDDSDNAGNEPTRQSLQGELQAERLSGLNEHVCLEKELKEENHKLLEQLECAKLEIKALKSNKEIPTQGWDESNHPGNESWRPILQGDLQAERLGGLNEHAFLERDLQEENRRLLEQLNCAKLEIKALKLNQEKGWDNSDNKPSRHILQEDLQAERLSGLNQHVCLEKELQEENRKLLEQLECAKLDIKALQSYKEKPKGWDYFDNAGNEPSRLILQGDLQAERLSGLNEHVCLEKELKEENRKLLEQLASAKLEIKAFKSHKEKPKGTPQGWDNSENEPSRQNSQEDLQAERLSGLNQHVCLEKELQEENSRLLEQLESAKLEIKALKLSKEKVWDNSDNAWNEPSRLIIRGDPQAGRLSGLNEHVCLEKELQEENCKLLELASAKLETGALKANQESPKGWDDSGNAWNDPSRPILQRDLQAAGRLSGLNEHVYREKELQEENHKLLEELACAKLEIRALNSNKGWDDSDHAGNEPSRLILQGDLQAERLSGLSGQLKYAQIEMGKLQPVENVVKSTEFACKLEKAEKEQMDSLQQTFHKELQLRNDKSALDDNHPLNVSEITNNNSALDNANIAERDLSAQSLHKELQLENLRLAEQLKSAQMDIEKLQSREVHLQNKNALSDLDSAYEKEDVAIRTLIKELQLENQRLVEQLKCAQVEIETLREEKASEDNSFRLDNVDTEDRDSEHSFIDKTITNTIGLSEIHNGNPDFELQVNSHNFTCQNIAGLCCHRERFCIECANNQETLVFQSSSFKKVSTIQKECKLLTVSQSHRPFEDTSLSKYDLLVQSQARELSHHRQRIKESHNLSVVCSKNFINVIKAFEDLILTASLDSNIALGFQEQLAQTVEWLKELEYKLSDAYYGEDDANSDHSADSLLYTPSRLVPGHKMWADKHGCHVLGLVEDYNALRKQILEAKTVLEETEAFLDHGVQTAVLNMTDHFGNIFFEKFNRTKQSLEEASCLLKLLWRVSLPMKTHSSYNIRQVEETNLEMTQLRKRVLEQDKLLSGMVKRVYSENQMKEDIEKLILNQLAMTHKILKRAKGNLAVQVVDKQ